In Asanoa sp. WMMD1127, one genomic interval encodes:
- the secA2 gene encoding accessory Sec system translocase SecA2 — MGVMQRLKNRAQRFLQRPGTTVDLAPLQKVLPDIEALEDELKELDDAALTERAGEATQPAEICAIGREAARRALDERPYDVQLLGVLAMLGGSVAEMATGEGKTLTAAIAAYGHVRSNNGPVHVLTVNDYLARRDAEWMAPVYKLLGLSAGWVTESSTPEERRAAYASDVTYASVSEAGFDYLRDQLVVDIDDRVQTALATAIVDEADSILIDEARVPMVLAGAVPGEQDPVHVAAGVVKGLRAGRHYEIADDGRSVAFTSTGLAVVERKLGGIDLYDDEHVEQLSAVNVALHAHALLHRDVDYIVRNGAVELVDEMRGRVAQRRRWPDGLQAAVEAKEGLDATAEGEVLGTITVQAYIALYPTVCGMTATAVLVGEQLREYFELEVAVIPPNTPCIRVDESDRIYATRQEKEDALVAEIALSHEKGRPVLVGTLDVKESESLAKALEAAGIPCNVLNAKNDDEEAAIIAEAGKFGAVTVSTQMAGRGVDIRLGGSDQSDRERVAELGGLYVLGGGRHHSRRVDDQLRGRAGRQGDPGASAFFVSLEDDLIQRNAPDAIPASPRMNFDGLVTDEQVDYAVEHAQRVSEGVQHEIHRNTWRYSVVIEQQRKALSERRERVLTTDVTADMLKKRSPEKAEELVELDEELLPRVARSIALYHIDRLWAEHLAELSEVREGVHLRALGRLDPLDEFHRAAVPAFNALIPRIEERTVETFEENEFDKDWAPDDKTLVRPSATWTYLVHDNPFGSELDRLIAAVGRRLSSGANGG; from the coding sequence ATGGGAGTCATGCAGCGGTTGAAGAACAGGGCGCAGCGGTTCCTCCAGCGGCCCGGCACGACGGTCGACCTCGCGCCGCTGCAGAAGGTGCTGCCCGACATCGAGGCGCTCGAAGACGAGCTCAAGGAGCTCGACGACGCGGCCCTGACCGAGCGCGCCGGCGAGGCCACCCAGCCCGCCGAGATCTGCGCGATCGGCCGTGAGGCGGCGCGTCGCGCCCTCGACGAGCGGCCCTACGACGTCCAGCTCCTCGGCGTGCTGGCGATGCTCGGCGGCAGCGTCGCCGAGATGGCCACCGGTGAGGGCAAGACCCTGACCGCGGCGATCGCGGCGTACGGGCATGTGCGCAGCAACAACGGCCCGGTCCACGTGCTCACCGTCAACGACTACCTCGCCCGCCGTGACGCCGAGTGGATGGCTCCCGTCTACAAGCTCCTCGGCCTCTCGGCCGGCTGGGTCACCGAGTCCTCGACGCCCGAGGAGCGACGCGCCGCCTACGCGAGCGACGTCACCTACGCGTCGGTGAGCGAGGCCGGCTTCGACTACCTACGCGACCAGTTGGTCGTCGACATCGACGACCGGGTGCAGACCGCGCTCGCGACGGCCATCGTCGACGAGGCCGACTCCATCCTGATCGACGAGGCGCGGGTGCCCATGGTGCTCGCCGGCGCGGTGCCGGGCGAGCAGGACCCGGTGCACGTCGCCGCCGGAGTGGTCAAGGGCCTGCGGGCCGGGCGCCACTACGAGATCGCCGACGACGGGCGCAGCGTCGCCTTCACGAGCACCGGCCTGGCGGTGGTCGAGCGCAAGCTCGGCGGCATCGACCTCTACGACGACGAGCACGTCGAGCAGCTCTCGGCCGTCAACGTCGCGCTGCACGCGCACGCGCTGCTGCACCGCGACGTCGACTACATCGTGCGCAACGGCGCGGTCGAGCTGGTCGACGAGATGCGCGGTCGCGTCGCGCAGCGCCGCCGCTGGCCCGACGGCCTGCAGGCCGCGGTGGAGGCCAAAGAAGGCCTCGACGCCACCGCCGAGGGCGAGGTTCTCGGCACGATCACGGTGCAGGCCTACATCGCCCTCTACCCGACGGTCTGCGGCATGACCGCGACGGCCGTGCTGGTGGGCGAGCAGCTCCGCGAATACTTCGAGCTCGAGGTCGCGGTCATCCCGCCCAACACGCCCTGCATCCGGGTCGACGAGTCCGACCGGATCTACGCGACGCGGCAGGAGAAGGAAGACGCCCTCGTCGCCGAGATCGCGCTCAGCCACGAGAAGGGCCGTCCGGTCCTGGTCGGTACGCTCGACGTCAAGGAGTCGGAGAGCCTGGCCAAGGCGCTCGAGGCGGCCGGCATCCCGTGCAACGTGCTCAACGCGAAGAACGACGACGAGGAAGCCGCGATCATCGCGGAGGCCGGCAAGTTCGGCGCCGTGACCGTGTCGACCCAGATGGCCGGCCGCGGTGTCGACATCCGGCTGGGTGGCAGCGACCAGTCCGACCGCGAGCGGGTCGCCGAGCTGGGCGGCCTCTACGTGCTCGGCGGCGGTCGGCACCACAGCCGGCGGGTTGACGACCAGCTGCGTGGTCGCGCCGGCCGGCAGGGCGACCCGGGCGCCTCGGCCTTCTTCGTCAGCCTCGAAGACGACCTGATCCAGCGCAACGCGCCCGACGCGATCCCGGCCTCGCCGCGGATGAACTTCGACGGCCTCGTCACCGACGAGCAGGTCGACTACGCGGTCGAGCACGCGCAGCGGGTCTCCGAGGGCGTGCAGCACGAGATCCACCGCAACACCTGGCGATACAGCGTGGTGATCGAGCAGCAGCGCAAGGCGCTCTCCGAGCGCCGCGAGCGGGTGCTGACCACCGACGTGACCGCCGACATGCTCAAGAAGCGCAGCCCCGAGAAGGCCGAGGAGCTGGTCGAGCTCGACGAGGAGCTGCTGCCGCGGGTGGCGCGGTCGATCGCGCTCTACCACATCGACCGGTTGTGGGCCGAGCACCTGGCGGAGCTGTCCGAGGTACGCGAGGGCGTCCACCTACGCGCCCTCGGCCGCCTCGACCCGCTCGACGAGTTCCACCGGGCCGCGGTGCCGGCGTTCAACGCCCTGATCCCGCGGATCGAGGAGCGCACGGTCGAGACGTTCGAGGAGAACGAGTTCGACAAGGACTGGGCGCCCGACGACAAGACGCTGGTGCGGCCGAGCGCGACGTGGACCTACCTGGTGCACGACAACCCGTTCGGCTCGGAGCTCGACCGCCTCATCGCCGCCGTCGGCCGCCGCCTCAGCTCCGGCGCCAACGGCGGCTAG
- a CDS encoding zinc-binding alcohol dehydrogenase has protein sequence MSDRVVVVTGPGKVDVRDVAAEPVRPGTFRVETVFTGVSAGTELSYVKGTNPYLGSTWNAELGLFEPGDSASPYPVERLGYMEVGRVATSRTPAVAEGALVAMTYGHRTAYLGDPLVDRVVPLPDDLDPMLGVYAAHMGPICANGLLHAAADLTNGDVRDLGDGVRGRRIAVLGAGVVALLTAALARHHGAASVVVIDPTPERRAVAAALGFDVLDPDGDEDPAVVLKTRWRHAAADRGADVVFQCRGQAFALQLALRLLRPQGTVVDLAFYQAGADAVRLGEEFHHNGLSLRCAQIGRVPRGLAHAWDRDRLSAETIDLLRSDWGALIRQHLVSAVVPFESAADLLVDLADRRRQELQVILRV, from the coding sequence ATGAGTGACCGCGTGGTGGTGGTGACCGGGCCGGGAAAGGTGGACGTCCGGGACGTCGCGGCCGAGCCGGTGCGACCCGGCACGTTCCGCGTCGAGACCGTCTTCACCGGTGTGTCGGCCGGCACCGAGCTGAGCTACGTCAAAGGCACCAACCCCTATCTCGGATCAACCTGGAACGCCGAACTGGGCCTGTTCGAGCCGGGCGACTCGGCCTCGCCGTACCCGGTGGAGCGCCTCGGCTACATGGAGGTCGGGCGGGTCGCGACCAGTCGGACCCCGGCCGTCGCCGAGGGCGCGCTGGTGGCGATGACCTATGGGCACCGCACGGCGTACCTCGGTGATCCGCTCGTCGATCGGGTCGTGCCGCTCCCGGACGACCTCGATCCGATGCTCGGCGTCTATGCCGCCCACATGGGGCCGATCTGCGCCAACGGCCTGTTGCACGCGGCGGCCGACCTGACCAACGGCGACGTGCGGGACCTGGGCGACGGGGTGCGCGGCCGGCGGATCGCGGTGCTCGGTGCCGGCGTGGTCGCCCTGCTCACCGCCGCCCTCGCCCGTCATCACGGCGCCGCCTCGGTGGTGGTGATCGACCCGACCCCGGAGCGCCGGGCCGTCGCGGCCGCGCTGGGCTTCGACGTGCTGGACCCGGACGGCGATGAGGACCCCGCGGTGGTGCTGAAGACCCGCTGGCGACACGCCGCCGCCGACCGTGGCGCCGACGTCGTCTTCCAGTGCCGTGGTCAGGCGTTCGCGCTGCAGCTCGCGCTGCGTCTGCTGCGTCCGCAGGGCACCGTCGTCGACCTCGCCTTCTACCAGGCGGGCGCGGACGCGGTGCGGCTCGGCGAGGAGTTCCATCACAACGGACTTTCGTTGCGCTGTGCGCAGATCGGACGGGTGCCGCGCGGCCTCGCCCATGCCTGGGACCGGGACCGCCTCTCCGCTGAAACCATCGACCTGCTCCGTTCTGACTGGGGCGCGCTGATCCGTCAGCACCTGGTGTCGGCGGTCGTGCCCTTCGAGTCGGCGGCTGACCTGCTCGTCGATCTCGCCGACCGCAGACGCCAGGAGCTGCAGGTGATTCTGCGCGTCTGA
- a CDS encoding Gfo/Idh/MocA family oxidoreductase, with the protein MAQTFEMKGRFMAFSEKCRIGMIGAGNVAQRHARVLSGFADVEIVGVTDVVAPAAEALATTLGAPAFPDAAGLLSLEPDAVYVCVPPFAHGHAEEAVLASGAALFVEKPIGVDLTVPTALAADIARRGTLTAVGHHWRYLDVVRSAAELLADRPVRLVNGVWWDKVPPVAWWVRSDRSGGPVVEQAAHVVDLARALVGDVRAVYAAGTGTPPPVPDADVDAATAATLIFASGAVGTVSSTCVLGWKQRAGLEILAEGLALFVGEDELVVRDSTGQERRIPGDPDAARVAVDRAFVDAVRGIGDDIRVPYAEALETHRVTCAIAESARTGQVVTLAAPAASPAASPAASPTASPAAVPAASPAAVPAGSAAPAGSAAPAVYAGRPATPATPTLTQPASGASPATIASPASAASPASSPASALPPMPAMPPMPAMPPMPSMPPVAPMPSAPPAPQAPPAAPWAPAPAGSTAPPEPGRPATPPIPAPRTAASPASDAQSAPAPPIPATRTEASPASDAQGAPAAATNPSTGDGGSADE; encoded by the coding sequence GTGGCGCAGACATTCGAGATGAAAGGTCGGTTTATGGCGTTCAGCGAAAAGTGCCGGATCGGGATGATCGGTGCGGGCAATGTGGCTCAGCGGCATGCGCGCGTCTTGTCCGGTTTCGCCGATGTGGAGATCGTCGGTGTGACCGATGTCGTGGCGCCCGCGGCCGAAGCCCTGGCCACGACGCTCGGTGCGCCGGCGTTCCCCGATGCCGCAGGTCTCCTCTCGCTCGAACCCGATGCCGTGTACGTGTGTGTTCCCCCATTCGCCCACGGCCATGCCGAAGAGGCGGTCCTGGCTTCCGGCGCGGCCCTGTTCGTCGAGAAGCCGATCGGGGTCGACCTCACCGTGCCGACCGCCCTGGCTGCGGACATCGCCCGACGTGGCACGCTGACCGCGGTCGGTCATCACTGGCGATACCTCGATGTCGTACGCAGCGCCGCGGAGCTGTTGGCCGACCGCCCCGTGCGGCTCGTCAACGGCGTCTGGTGGGACAAGGTGCCTCCCGTCGCGTGGTGGGTGCGGTCCGACCGGTCCGGCGGGCCGGTGGTGGAGCAGGCGGCGCACGTGGTCGACCTGGCCCGCGCGCTGGTCGGCGACGTGCGCGCCGTGTACGCCGCCGGCACCGGCACGCCGCCCCCCGTGCCCGACGCCGACGTGGACGCCGCCACCGCCGCCACGTTGATCTTCGCCAGCGGCGCCGTCGGCACGGTGAGCTCGACCTGCGTGCTCGGCTGGAAGCAGCGGGCCGGTCTCGAGATCCTGGCCGAGGGCTTGGCCCTCTTCGTGGGCGAGGACGAGCTGGTCGTCCGGGACAGCACCGGACAGGAACGCCGCATCCCGGGCGATCCGGACGCGGCCCGGGTAGCGGTCGACCGCGCCTTCGTCGATGCGGTCCGCGGCATCGGCGATGACATCCGCGTCCCGTACGCCGAGGCCCTCGAGACCCACCGCGTCACCTGCGCCATCGCCGAGTCGGCCCGCACCGGCCAGGTCGTGACCCTCGCCGCGCCCGCCGCCTCGCCGGCCGCCTCGCCCGCCGCCTCGCCCACCGCCTCGCCGGCCGCCGTGCCCGCCGCCTCGCCGGCCGCCGTGCCCGCCGGGTCCGCCGCGCCCGCCGGGTCCGCCGCGCCCGCCGTGTACGCCGGGAGACCTGCGACTCCCGCGACGCCCACGCTCACCCAGCCGGCCTCAGGTGCTTCGCCGGCAACGATCGCGTCGCCGGCCTCAGCAGCGTCGCCAGCGTCCTCGCCCGCATCCGCGCTGCCGCCGATGCCGGCGATGCCGCCCATGCCGGCCATGCCACCGATGCCGAGCATGCCGCCGGTCGCGCCGATGCCATCGGCGCCGCCGGCACCGCAGGCCCCACCGGCAGCACCTTGGGCACCAGCGCCGGCAGGATCAACGGCGCCCCCGGAGCCGGGCCGGCCGGCGACGCCGCCCATCCCGGCGCCCCGAACAGCGGCGAGCCCCGCCAGCGACGCCCAGAGCGCGCCGGCGCCGCCCATCCCGGCAACTCGAACGGAGGCGAGTCCCGCCAGCGACGCGCAGGGCGCGCCGGCGGCAGCCACCAACCCGTCGACCGGAGACGGTGGATCGGCCGATGAGTGA
- a CDS encoding glucosyl-3-phosphoglycerate synthase, whose protein sequence is MWHSRTTVSPVVEAWSTYRTGSAGQWTPRQLVAAKRGTTVSVVIPARNEEATIGAIVATIRQQLVERVHLVDELIVVDSRSSDATARVAAAAGAHVVSQDQMTRGLPRLEGKGDALFAGLVAASGDVVAFVDGDLEDFDARFVTGLVGPLLTDQSVGYVKGFYHRGLHHSAGVVEADGGGRVTELTARPLLNLFWPELSGFVQPLAGEYAGRRKLLEQLPFVSGYGVEIAMLIDLLELVGLDALAQVDLGERRHRHQSTEALGRMSAQIMHTVWVRLQRQGWVTADTQPSPLLTQFRRGGTDALPNLDREIVVNDVSVQERPPLREMADLASRRRRSRVAA, encoded by the coding sequence GTGTGGCACTCGCGAACAACCGTCTCACCAGTGGTCGAGGCCTGGTCGACCTATCGCACCGGCTCGGCGGGGCAATGGACGCCGCGCCAACTCGTGGCCGCCAAACGCGGCACGACAGTCAGCGTGGTCATTCCCGCGCGTAACGAAGAAGCGACAATCGGTGCGATTGTCGCCACCATCCGACAGCAGCTGGTCGAACGGGTGCATCTGGTCGACGAGCTCATCGTGGTCGACTCCCGGTCGTCCGACGCGACCGCCCGGGTGGCGGCCGCGGCCGGCGCCCACGTGGTCAGCCAGGACCAGATGACCCGCGGCCTGCCGCGGCTCGAGGGCAAGGGCGACGCGCTCTTCGCCGGTCTGGTGGCGGCCAGCGGCGACGTCGTCGCGTTCGTCGACGGTGACCTCGAGGACTTCGACGCCCGGTTCGTCACCGGGCTGGTCGGGCCACTGCTGACCGACCAGAGCGTCGGCTACGTCAAGGGCTTCTACCACCGCGGCCTGCACCACTCGGCCGGCGTGGTCGAGGCCGACGGCGGCGGCCGGGTCACCGAGCTGACCGCGCGGCCGCTGCTCAACCTGTTCTGGCCGGAGCTGTCCGGGTTCGTGCAGCCGCTCGCGGGCGAGTACGCGGGCCGCCGCAAGCTGCTGGAGCAGCTGCCGTTCGTCTCGGGCTACGGCGTCGAGATCGCGATGCTGATCGACCTGCTCGAGCTGGTCGGCCTCGACGCGCTCGCCCAGGTCGACCTCGGCGAGCGGCGCCACCGGCACCAGAGCACCGAGGCGCTCGGCCGGATGTCGGCGCAGATCATGCACACCGTCTGGGTACGCCTCCAGCGCCAGGGCTGGGTCACCGCCGACACGCAGCCCTCGCCACTGCTCACGCAGTTCCGCCGCGGCGGCACCGACGCGCTCCCCAACCTCGACCGGGAGATCGTCGTCAACGACGTCTCGGTCCAGGAGCGCCCGCCGCTACGCGAGATGGCCGACCTGGCCTCCCGCCGACGGCGCAGCCGGGTGGCGGCATGA
- a CDS encoding glycosyltransferase — translation MTFTVLVNAGPWLPVPPKGYGGIENIVATLVPELRRLGVTVVLASVGSSTEPVDELLAPYPDGQFGWLQRPYNQANGVATAHQAAVVRTVRERDDIDLVHDHVEAIGLAMLAAMEPTATPVLHTLHWDLGKHPELYGEFDGGGRVSVNGVSAAQLRRAPRALRAHAIGHVHLATPLAVDAEKRPLPDRAEHVVMLGRITPGKGQDLGVRLAHEAGFDLVLAGPVGPHKQPDDLAEALRDPAAASNPDVRFWCEQVAPYVDGSRVRWVGTLSGADRDNLVAEARAMLAPLRWEEPGGTFVVESLALGTPVVATARGCLPELIEHGRTGLLTNSEEELADLVLAAGKLDPAECRQEAARRFTPRVMAERYVELYEEVAGRPVG, via the coding sequence ATGACCTTCACCGTGCTGGTCAACGCCGGCCCATGGCTCCCCGTCCCACCGAAGGGCTACGGCGGCATCGAGAACATCGTGGCGACGCTCGTGCCGGAGCTGCGCCGGCTCGGCGTCACCGTCGTGCTCGCCTCGGTCGGCAGCAGCACCGAGCCGGTCGACGAGCTGCTGGCGCCGTACCCGGACGGGCAGTTCGGTTGGCTTCAACGCCCCTACAACCAGGCCAACGGAGTGGCCACCGCGCATCAGGCGGCGGTCGTCCGGACCGTGCGGGAGCGGGACGACATCGACCTGGTGCACGACCATGTCGAGGCGATCGGGCTGGCGATGCTGGCCGCGATGGAACCGACCGCCACGCCCGTCCTGCACACGCTCCACTGGGACCTGGGCAAGCATCCCGAGCTCTACGGCGAGTTCGACGGCGGCGGCCGGGTCAGTGTCAACGGCGTCAGCGCCGCACAGCTGAGGAGGGCGCCGCGCGCACTTCGCGCGCACGCCATAGGCCACGTCCACCTGGCCACTCCCCTCGCCGTCGACGCCGAGAAACGACCTCTCCCCGACCGCGCCGAGCACGTCGTGATGCTCGGCCGCATCACCCCCGGAAAAGGCCAGGACCTGGGCGTACGCCTCGCGCACGAAGCCGGTTTCGACCTCGTGCTGGCCGGCCCGGTCGGCCCGCACAAGCAACCCGACGACCTCGCCGAGGCCCTGCGCGACCCCGCCGCGGCGAGCAACCCCGACGTCCGGTTCTGGTGCGAGCAGGTGGCGCCGTACGTCGACGGCAGCCGGGTCCGTTGGGTCGGCACGCTGTCCGGCGCCGACCGCGACAACCTGGTCGCCGAGGCCCGCGCCATGCTCGCCCCGCTGCGGTGGGAGGAGCCCGGCGGCACGTTCGTGGTCGAGTCGCTGGCCCTCGGCACCCCAGTGGTCGCCACGGCCCGCGGCTGCCTGCCCGAGCTGATCGAGCACGGCCGCACCGGCCTGCTCACCAACTCCGAAGAGGAACTGGCCGACCTCGTGCTCGCCGCCGGCAAGCTCGACCCGGCCGAATGCCGCCAGGAAGCCGCGCGCCGCTTCACGCCGCGGGTGATGGCGGAGCGCTACGTCGAGCTCTACGAGGAGGTGGCCGGTCGCCCGGTCGGGTGA
- a CDS encoding glutamate--cysteine ligase, whose product MGEEVDQREFTREDRARYRQKVRRCLDVFAEMLREARFDFERPLTGMEIELNLIDDSADPAMRNADVLAAVADPAFQTELGQFNVEINVSPRRLGARGSAEFETDIRASLNAAEDKARAVGAHMVMVGILPTLRQSHLTVESLSANPRYALINEQIFAARGEDLTIRIDGVERLNTTADTVAPEAACTSTQFHLQVSPAQFASYWNAAQTIAGVQVALGANSPFLYGKELWRETRIPLFEQATDTRSEEIKAQGVRPRVWFGERWITSVFDLFEENVRYFPALLPICDPEDPAEALANGDTPTLAELRLHNGTIYRWNRPIYDVVRNRPHLRVENRVLPAGPTVIDTIANAAFYFGVVRTLAESDRPLWSQMSFSAAEENFHNCARNGIAAQVFWPGLGYLPVTELVLRRLLPLASEGLDRWGLASEERDRLLGIIEQRCLLGRNGASWQVDTLHHLEVEGNLDRREALREVVRRYVPLMHSNEPVHEWPLP is encoded by the coding sequence ATGGGCGAAGAGGTCGACCAGCGGGAGTTCACCCGCGAAGACCGGGCGCGCTACCGGCAGAAGGTGCGCCGCTGTCTCGACGTGTTCGCGGAGATGCTGCGCGAGGCACGCTTCGATTTCGAGCGGCCGCTGACCGGCATGGAGATCGAGCTCAACCTCATCGACGACTCGGCGGACCCGGCGATGCGCAACGCCGACGTGCTCGCCGCCGTCGCCGACCCGGCGTTCCAGACGGAGCTCGGCCAGTTCAACGTGGAGATCAACGTGTCGCCGCGGCGGCTCGGGGCGCGCGGCTCGGCCGAGTTCGAGACCGACATCCGGGCTTCGCTGAACGCCGCGGAGGACAAGGCGCGCGCGGTCGGCGCGCACATGGTCATGGTCGGCATCCTGCCGACGCTGCGGCAGAGCCACCTGACGGTCGAGTCGTTGTCGGCGAACCCGCGCTACGCGCTGATCAACGAGCAGATCTTCGCGGCCCGCGGCGAGGACCTGACGATCCGGATCGACGGCGTGGAGCGGCTCAACACGACCGCCGACACGGTCGCGCCCGAGGCGGCCTGCACGTCGACCCAGTTCCACCTGCAGGTGTCGCCCGCGCAGTTCGCGTCCTACTGGAATGCCGCACAGACCATCGCCGGCGTCCAGGTCGCGCTGGGCGCGAACTCGCCGTTCCTCTACGGCAAGGAGCTGTGGCGCGAGACCCGGATCCCGCTGTTCGAGCAGGCCACCGACACCCGTTCGGAAGAGATCAAGGCGCAGGGCGTACGCCCGCGGGTCTGGTTCGGCGAACGCTGGATCACCTCGGTGTTCGACCTGTTCGAGGAGAACGTCCGCTACTTCCCGGCGCTGCTGCCGATCTGCGACCCGGAGGATCCGGCGGAGGCGCTGGCCAACGGCGACACGCCCACGCTGGCCGAGCTGCGCCTGCACAACGGCACCATCTACCGGTGGAACCGCCCGATCTACGACGTGGTGCGCAACCGCCCCCACCTGCGCGTCGAGAACCGGGTCCTGCCGGCGGGCCCGACGGTCATCGACACGATCGCCAACGCGGCGTTCTACTTCGGAGTCGTACGCACGCTGGCCGAGTCCGACCGTCCTTTGTGGTCGCAGATGTCCTTCAGCGCGGCGGAGGAGAACTTCCACAACTGCGCCCGCAACGGGATCGCCGCCCAGGTCTTCTGGCCGGGGCTCGGCTACCTGCCGGTGACCGAGCTCGTCCTGCGCCGCCTGCTGCCGCTGGCGTCCGAGGGGCTGGACCGCTGGGGCCTGGCGTCCGAGGAGCGCGACCGCCTGCTGGGCATCATCGAGCAGCGGTGCCTGCTGGGCCGCAACGGCGCGAGCTGGCAGGTCGACACCCTCCACCACCTCGAGGTCGAAGGCAACCTGGACCGCCGCGAGGCCCTCCGCGAGGTGGTGCGGCGCTACGTCCCCCTGATGCACAGCAACGAGCCGGTCCACGAGTGGCCGCTCCCGTAG
- a CDS encoding AMP-binding protein, with product MPALTGTGAAGTDRPDAVRFGDEAVSFADLAGRAGAVARRVAGARAAAVLATSTVDTVAAVLGGLAAGVPIVPVPPDAGPGERDHILRDSGADLLLNADAAPPGIEAVPAPRDSAPWPDPEATDRTALVLYTSGTTGKPKGVPITGTAIAACLDGLADAWDWTPDDRLVHALPLYHVHGLVLGVLGPLRTGSRLHHTGRPRPDLLAAAGGSLYFAVPTIWHRVVADPDAARALRGARLLVSGSAALPAGVFAKLRELTGQAPVERYGMTETLITVATRADGRRAPGAVGIPVKGVETRLVDEAGHPIAHDGTTPGALEIRGSTVFAGYLDRPDANRAAFTADGWFRTGDVATIDGEGVHRIVGRASTDLIKTGGYRVGAGEIEDALLTHPAVREAAVVGRPDDDLGQRVVAYVVADAVAPDVLVQHVAATLSAHKRPREVVFVDALPRNALGKVQKHRL from the coding sequence CTGCCCGCCCTGACCGGCACCGGAGCCGCCGGAACCGACCGACCCGACGCGGTCCGGTTCGGTGACGAGGCCGTCTCCTTCGCCGACCTGGCCGGCCGCGCCGGCGCCGTCGCCCGCCGCGTCGCCGGCGCCCGGGCCGCCGCCGTCCTCGCCACCTCCACCGTGGACACCGTCGCCGCGGTCCTCGGCGGCCTCGCGGCGGGCGTGCCCATCGTCCCCGTCCCACCCGACGCCGGGCCGGGCGAGCGCGACCACATCCTCCGCGACTCCGGCGCCGACCTCCTCCTCAACGCCGACGCCGCGCCGCCGGGCATCGAGGCGGTCCCGGCCCCGCGGGACAGCGCGCCCTGGCCCGACCCCGAGGCGACCGACCGCACCGCGCTCGTCCTCTACACCAGCGGCACGACGGGCAAGCCCAAGGGCGTCCCGATCACCGGCACCGCGATCGCCGCCTGCCTCGACGGCCTGGCCGACGCCTGGGACTGGACGCCGGACGACCGTCTGGTGCACGCGCTGCCGCTCTACCACGTACACGGCCTGGTCCTCGGCGTCCTGGGCCCGCTGCGCACGGGCAGCCGCCTGCACCACACCGGCCGGCCCCGCCCGGACCTGCTCGCCGCGGCCGGCGGCAGCCTCTACTTCGCCGTGCCCACGATCTGGCACCGCGTGGTCGCCGACCCGGACGCCGCGCGCGCCTTGCGGGGCGCGCGCCTCCTGGTCTCCGGCAGCGCCGCCCTCCCCGCCGGCGTCTTCGCGAAGCTGCGTGAACTGACCGGCCAGGCCCCGGTCGAGCGCTACGGCATGACGGAAACGCTCATCACGGTCGCCACCCGCGCCGACGGTCGCCGAGCGCCGGGCGCGGTCGGCATCCCGGTCAAGGGAGTCGAGACCCGCCTGGTCGACGAGGCCGGCCACCCGATCGCGCACGACGGCACGACGCCGGGCGCGCTGGAGATCCGCGGGAGCACGGTCTTCGCCGGCTACCTGGACCGGCCGGACGCGAACCGGGCCGCGTTCACGGCCGACGGCTGGTTCCGCACCGGCGACGTCGCCACGATCGACGGCGAGGGCGTCCACCGCATCGTCGGCCGCGCCTCGACGGATCTCATCAAGACGGGCGGCTACCGGGTCGGCGCCGGCGAGATCGAGGACGCCCTGCTCACCCACCCGGCCGTGCGCGAGGCCGCGGTGGTCGGCCGGCCCGACGACGACCTGGGCCAGCGCGTCGTCGCGTACGTAGTGGCCGACGCCGTGGCCCCGGACGTGCTGGTCCAGCATGTGGCCGCCACGCTGTCGGCACACAAGCGCCCCCGCGAGGTGGTCTTCGTCGACGCCCTCCCCCGCAACGCCCTCGGCAAGGTCCAGAAGCACCGCCTCTGA